A single Streptobacillus felis DNA region contains:
- a CDS encoding valine--tRNA ligase — protein MDKYNPLDIEQKWYKIWEEKGYFKPSKDDEKPAYSIVIPPPNVTGVLHMGHVLNNTIQDVVVRYKRMKGYDTLWQTGTDHAGIATQNVVERKLAKDNLRKEDLGREEFIKKVWEWKEEHGGIITRQQRRIGNSVDWERERFTMDEGLSEAVKEVFVTLYNQGLIYKGEYMVNWCPRCTTALADDEIDHIDKEGSIWEIRYPLKDEEGYLVVATTRPETMLGDTGIAVNPEDERYTHLIGKKAILPLMNREIPIVADNYVDKEFGTGVVKMTPAHDPNDFEVSKRTGLEIINVFTEDAKINDLGGKYKGMDRFEARKAILKDLEELGLLVGVKKHNHAVGHCYRCKTVIEPRISDQWFVRMEPLAKRALEVVRNGEIKLTPKRMEKRYYNWLENIRDWTISRQIWWGHRIPAYYTPNNDLIVAKNLEDAKKICVEKFGEEMELREETDVLDTWFSSALWPFSTMGWPEKTRDIERYFPTDLLVTGDDIIFFWVARMIMMSLHFLDTIPFKEVYFTGIIRDEIGRKMSKSLGNAPDTLGIIDKYGADAVRFSFMYNTSQGQDILFSEKLLEMGLAFANKIWNASKFVISNLEGFNENISILDLDFKLEDQWILSKLQLAAKNINKEMEEYNIDTSAKIAYEFFRNDFCDWYLEIAKTRIYGIDENDTDRQTAQWILRHVLDNGLRLLHPFMPFVTEEIWQKVKTYGESIMLVEYPEEDKGLLNLEAIKEFDYLKDAISSIRNIRAENNISPAKKIDIIIDSEDESEKNLLINNPKILDKLANVESIKILTEVPKMSGFRVVGNAKIYVSLEGLIDVDKEIEKLNREIEKVKKELERTNSKLSNESFVSKAPKNVIEKENAIKDELEGKLKKLLDNIDIYKK, from the coding sequence TAACTGGTGTGTTACATATGGGACATGTATTAAATAATACTATTCAAGACGTTGTAGTTAGATACAAAAGAATGAAGGGTTATGATACTTTATGGCAAACTGGTACAGATCATGCTGGAATTGCAACTCAAAATGTTGTTGAAAGAAAACTTGCTAAAGATAATTTAAGAAAAGAAGATTTAGGAAGAGAAGAATTTATAAAAAAAGTTTGGGAATGGAAAGAAGAACATGGTGGAATAATAACTAGACAACAAAGAAGAATAGGTAACTCTGTTGACTGGGAAAGAGAAAGATTCACTATGGATGAAGGTTTATCAGAAGCTGTAAAAGAAGTATTCGTAACTTTATATAATCAAGGACTAATATATAAAGGTGAATATATGGTTAACTGGTGTCCTAGATGTACTACAGCACTTGCAGATGATGAAATTGATCATATAGATAAAGAAGGAAGTATTTGGGAAATTAGATATCCTTTAAAAGATGAAGAAGGTTATTTAGTTGTTGCAACTACTAGACCTGAAACTATGCTAGGGGATACAGGTATAGCTGTAAATCCTGAAGATGAAAGATATACTCATTTAATAGGTAAAAAAGCTATTTTACCATTAATGAATAGAGAAATACCTATAGTTGCAGATAATTATGTAGATAAGGAATTTGGAACAGGTGTAGTTAAAATGACACCAGCACATGATCCTAATGACTTTGAAGTTTCAAAAAGAACTGGGCTTGAAATTATTAATGTTTTCACTGAAGATGCAAAAATAAATGATTTAGGTGGAAAATACAAAGGTATGGATAGATTTGAAGCAAGAAAAGCTATACTTAAAGATTTAGAAGAACTAGGACTTTTAGTTGGCGTTAAAAAACATAATCATGCTGTAGGTCATTGCTATCGTTGTAAAACTGTAATAGAGCCAAGAATTTCTGATCAATGGTTTGTAAGAATGGAACCACTTGCCAAAAGAGCTTTAGAAGTAGTTAGAAATGGTGAAATTAAATTAACTCCTAAGAGAATGGAGAAAAGATACTATAACTGGCTTGAAAATATTAGAGACTGGACTATAAGTCGTCAAATATGGTGGGGACATAGAATACCTGCATATTACACACCTAATAATGATTTAATAGTTGCTAAAAATTTAGAAGATGCAAAGAAAATTTGTGTTGAAAAATTTGGTGAAGAAATGGAATTAAGAGAAGAAACTGATGTACTTGATACATGGTTCTCATCAGCACTTTGGCCATTTTCAACTATGGGTTGGCCAGAAAAAACAAGAGATATAGAAAGATACTTCCCTACTGACTTACTAGTTACAGGTGATGATATAATTTTCTTCTGGGTAGCTCGTATGATAATGATGAGTTTACATTTCTTAGATACTATTCCGTTTAAGGAAGTATATTTTACAGGAATTATTAGAGATGAAATTGGAAGAAAAATGTCTAAATCATTAGGTAATGCACCAGATACTTTAGGTATTATAGATAAATATGGTGCTGATGCTGTAAGATTTAGTTTTATGTATAATACTAGTCAAGGTCAAGATATATTATTCTCAGAAAAATTATTAGAAATGGGATTAGCATTTGCTAATAAGATATGGAATGCATCTAAATTTGTAATTTCTAATTTAGAAGGATTTAATGAAAATATTTCTATACTTGATTTAGACTTTAAATTAGAAGATCAATGGATATTATCTAAGTTACAATTAGCAGCTAAAAATATTAATAAAGAAATGGAAGAATATAATATTGATACTTCTGCTAAAATAGCATATGAATTCTTTAGAAACGATTTCTGTGATTGGTACTTAGAAATAGCTAAAACAAGAATTTATGGAATAGATGAAAATGATACTGATAGACAGACTGCACAATGGATACTAAGACATGTATTAGATAATGGACTAAGATTACTACATCCATTTATGCCATTTGTTACAGAAGAAATATGGCAAAAAGTAAAAACTTATGGAGAAAGTATTATGTTAGTTGAATATCCTGAGGAAGATAAAGGATTATTAAATCTTGAAGCTATTAAAGAATTTGATTATCTAAAAGATGCTATTTCATCTATAAGAAATATTAGAGCTGAAAATAATATATCACCAGCTAAGAAAATAGATATAATAATTGATAGTGAAGATGAATCTGAAAAAAATCTATTAATTAATAATCCTAAGATTTTAGATAAACTTGCAAATGTTGAAAGTATTAAAATATTAACAGAAGTACCTAAGATGTCAGGATTTAGGGTAGTAGGTAATGCAAAAATATATGTTTCTCTAGAAGGACTAATAGATGTAGATAAAGAAATAGAGAAGTTAAATAGAGAAATAGAAAAAGTAAAAAAAGAACTTGAAAGAACGAATTCTAAATTATCTAATGAATCATTTGTTTCAAAAGCACCAAAAAATGTAATTGAAAAAGAAAATGCAATTAAAGATGAGCTAGAAGGAAAACTAAAAAAATTATTAGATAATATCGATATTTACAAAAAATAG